One Phocaeicola dorei genomic region harbors:
- a CDS encoding NAD(+) synthase: protein MKYGFVRVAAAIPIVKVADCKFNAQQIETQIAIADGKGVQIIIFPELSITGYTCADLFGQSLLLEEAEMALMQIMNNTRQMDIVSIVGMPVVMNSTLLNSAVVFQKGKILGIVPKTYLPNYKEFYEQRWFTSALNHPDGNVRLCGQNVPVSANLLFDTPETCFGIEICEDMWAPIPPSSALALKGAEIIFNMSADNEGIGKHNYVRSLVSQQSARCLAGYVFSSSGFGESTTDVVFAGNGLIYENGTLLTESERFSFKEQLVISEIDVERLRGERLTNTTFAANIGNCPGRPAIHISTEFVNTRDLSLTRSIEAHPFVPQGKELDERCEEIFAIQIAGLAKRLVHTHCKTVVVGISGGLDSTLALLVCAKTFDKLNLPRKGIIGITMPGFGTTDRTYNNALHLMASLGVTIKEISIKESCIQHFNDIDHDMTIHDVTYENSQARERTQILMDVANQLSGLVIGTGDLSELALGWATYNGDHMSMYGVNGSIPKTLVKYLVNWVALNDMDNESRITLLDIVDTPISPELIPADENGNIKQKTEDLVGPYELHDFFLYQFLRFGFRPAKIFFLASIAFRDTYDEATIKKWLTIFCRRFFQQQFKRSCLPDGPKVGSVSLSPRGDWRMPSDASAASWLKECEEL from the coding sequence ATGAAATACGGTTTTGTAAGAGTGGCGGCTGCCATTCCGATAGTGAAAGTGGCTGACTGCAAATTTAATGCACAACAGATTGAAACTCAAATTGCCATAGCAGACGGGAAAGGAGTACAAATTATCATTTTTCCCGAACTAAGTATTACAGGGTATACTTGCGCCGACTTGTTCGGTCAGTCTTTACTGTTGGAAGAAGCAGAAATGGCTTTAATGCAGATTATGAATAATACCCGACAAATGGATATCGTCTCCATTGTAGGGATGCCTGTGGTTATGAATTCCACGCTGCTGAATAGTGCTGTTGTTTTCCAAAAAGGAAAAATACTGGGTATTGTTCCCAAAACATATTTACCTAATTATAAAGAGTTCTATGAACAACGCTGGTTTACCTCTGCTCTAAACCACCCAGATGGTAATGTACGTCTCTGCGGACAAAATGTACCGGTCAGCGCCAACCTGCTTTTCGACACTCCGGAAACTTGCTTTGGCATTGAAATCTGCGAAGATATGTGGGCCCCCATTCCCCCCAGTTCCGCATTAGCATTGAAAGGAGCGGAAATCATTTTCAATATGTCTGCCGATAATGAAGGGATAGGCAAGCATAATTATGTCCGTTCATTAGTCAGTCAACAATCAGCACGCTGCCTGGCAGGATATGTATTCAGTTCATCCGGTTTCGGCGAATCGACTACAGACGTTGTTTTTGCAGGCAACGGACTGATATATGAAAACGGCACATTACTTACCGAATCTGAACGTTTCTCATTCAAAGAACAGTTAGTCATCAGTGAAATAGACGTAGAGCGTCTTCGTGGCGAACGGTTGACCAATACCACTTTTGCCGCCAATATCGGCAACTGCCCGGGACGTCCCGCCATCCACATCAGTACAGAATTTGTTAACACACGCGATCTTAGTCTTACACGCAGTATAGAAGCCCATCCTTTTGTTCCTCAGGGCAAAGAATTGGATGAGCGTTGTGAAGAAATTTTTGCCATCCAAATAGCAGGGCTTGCCAAACGTTTGGTACACACTCACTGCAAGACTGTAGTAGTCGGTATTTCCGGTGGTTTGGATTCCACCTTGGCACTTTTGGTCTGTGCCAAAACTTTCGACAAATTGAATTTGCCACGAAAAGGCATCATCGGCATCACCATGCCTGGTTTTGGCACTACCGACCGCACTTATAATAATGCTCTCCATCTGATGGCTTCATTAGGCGTTACTATTAAAGAAATCAGCATTAAGGAATCCTGCATCCAGCATTTTAATGACATAGACCACGATATGACCATACACGATGTGACTTACGAAAACAGTCAGGCACGCGAACGGACTCAAATTCTGATGGATGTTGCCAACCAACTGAGCGGTCTTGTCATTGGTACAGGAGACCTTTCAGAACTTGCCCTAGGCTGGGCCACCTACAATGGCGACCACATGTCTATGTATGGAGTCAATGGAAGTATTCCCAAAACATTGGTCAAATACCTGGTAAATTGGGTGGCTTTGAATGACATGGATAATGAATCACGTATTACTCTGCTCGATATTGTAGACACTCCTATCAGCCCCGAACTGATTCCTGCTGATGAAAACGGCAATATCAAACAAAAGACAGAAGATTTGGTAGGGCCATACGAACTGCATGACTTCTTCCTTTATCAATTCCTACGTTTCGGTTTTCGTCCCGCCAAGATATTCTTCCTGGCAAGTATCGCTTTTCGTGATACATACGATGAGGCAACAATCAAAAAATGGCTTACTATATTCTGCCGCCGTTTCTTTCAACAA
- a CDS encoding Fur family transcriptional regulator, giving the protein MKSYDYLISYNIKPSVQRIAIMDYLLAHKTHPSIDEIYLALCKDIPTLSKTTVYNTLKLFVEHGAALMLTIDEKNACFDGDTSLHAHFLCKKCGKIFDLPYSNEVKQVEQIDMNGFKVDEIHQYYKGICPVCSKEDKERS; this is encoded by the coding sequence ATGAAGAGTTACGATTATCTTATCAGTTATAACATTAAGCCGTCCGTACAGCGCATAGCTATTATGGATTATTTGTTGGCCCATAAAACTCATCCTTCTATCGATGAGATTTATTTGGCGCTATGCAAGGACATTCCAACCTTGTCCAAGACTACAGTGTATAATACACTGAAACTCTTTGTCGAGCATGGAGCAGCTTTAATGCTTACAATTGATGAAAAGAATGCGTGTTTTGACGGTGATACTTCCCTGCATGCTCATTTCCTTTGTAAGAAATGTGGTAAAATATTTGATTTGCCCTACAGTAATGAAGTGAAGCAAGTAGAGCAAATTGATATGAATGGATTCAAGGTGGATGAAATTCACCAATATTATAAAGGTATATGCCCCGTTTGTTCTAAAGAAGACAAAGAAAGAAGTTAG
- a CDS encoding NADH peroxidase, whose amino-acid sequence MKKFICTVCGYIHEGDAAPEKCPLCKAPASKFNEMVETEGGLEFADQHVIGVAKGCDEEMIKDLNNHFMGECTEVGMYLAMSRQADREGYPEVAEAFKRYAWEEAEHAAKFAELLGDCVWDTKTNLEKRMNAESGACADKKRIATRAKALNLDAIHDTVHEMAKDEARHGKGFEGLYNRYFKK is encoded by the coding sequence ATGAAAAAGTTTATTTGTACAGTTTGTGGTTATATTCATGAAGGTGATGCAGCTCCTGAAAAATGTCCGTTGTGTAAAGCGCCTGCTTCTAAGTTTAACGAAATGGTAGAAACAGAAGGTGGCTTGGAATTTGCAGACCAACACGTTATCGGCGTAGCAAAAGGTTGTGATGAAGAAATGATTAAGGATTTGAACAACCACTTCATGGGTGAATGTACGGAAGTTGGTATGTATTTGGCAATGAGCCGTCAGGCAGACCGCGAAGGTTATCCTGAAGTTGCTGAAGCTTTCAAACGTTATGCTTGGGAAGAAGCAGAACATGCTGCTAAGTTTGCTGAGTTGCTGGGTGACTGTGTATGGGATACAAAGACTAACTTGGAAAAGAGAATGAATGCTGAGTCAGGTGCTTGTGCTGACAAGAAACGTATTGCTACTCGTGCAAAAGCTTTGAACTTGGATGCTATTCACGATACAGTTCACGAAATGGCTAAAGACGAAGCTCGTCACGGTAAAGGTTTTGAAGGTTTGTACAACAGATATTTCAAGAAATAA
- the trxA gene encoding thioredoxin, with translation MKKTITCLLLTTGLTGYLSAQTPFRDKSDKNEGKVIHMDKQMFLDNIFDYTSGSTDWKYKGEKPAVIDFYATWCGPCRMVAPLLKSLAKEYKDQIVVYKVDTDKQKELSAAMGIQSLPTIIFIPKTGQPQIIIGAANKTTFRKAIEEVLLKE, from the coding sequence ATGAAAAAAACAATCACGTGTCTTTTATTAACTACCGGATTAACAGGATATCTCAGTGCCCAGACTCCTTTCCGAGATAAGTCAGATAAAAATGAAGGAAAAGTCATACATATGGACAAACAAATGTTCTTGGATAATATATTTGACTACACCTCCGGTTCCACTGACTGGAAATACAAAGGAGAGAAACCGGCAGTTATTGATTTCTACGCCACATGGTGCGGTCCTTGCCGTATGGTTGCCCCTCTGCTAAAAAGTCTGGCCAAAGAATACAAAGATCAAATCGTAGTTTACAAAGTAGATACAGACAAACAAAAAGAATTATCTGCTGCCATGGGGATACAGTCACTGCCCACCATCATCTTTATCCCCAAAACGGGACAGCCGCAAATCATTATAGGAGCGGCCAATAAAACTACTTTCAGGAAAGCTATTGAAGAAGTATTACTGAAAGAATGA
- the trxA gene encoding thioredoxin: protein MERFEDLITSNIPVLVDFFAEWCGPCKAMKPILEELKGIKGEKVRIVKVDVDKHKEIAAYYQIQSVPTLMIFKDGKQLWRQSGVMRANDLSIILAQYE from the coding sequence ATGGAAAGATTTGAAGATTTAATCACCTCAAACATCCCTGTATTAGTTGATTTTTTTGCTGAATGGTGCGGACCTTGCAAAGCCATGAAACCTATTTTAGAAGAATTAAAAGGAATAAAAGGGGAAAAAGTAAGAATTGTCAAAGTAGATGTAGACAAACATAAAGAAATTGCTGCATACTATCAGATTCAGTCAGTTCCCACACTAATGATTTTTAAAGACGGTAAGCAATTGTGGCGACAAAGCGGTGTAATGCGTGCCAATGATTTAAGCATAATTCTAGCCCAATATGAATAA
- a CDS encoding OmpH family outer membrane protein — translation MKRTNFILNGFLALAIVLVFAQCSDNNNAATSSTAPAVGVAGSSNMKIAYVEIDSLLTKYNFWNDLNEVMIQKEENIRTTLNEKAKKLDADAKEFQRKLENNGFATRERAEQEQMRLMKQQQELQALQQKLSDELASENQKNSLQLRDSINSFLKIYNQNKGYDLIISNTGFDNLLYANPAYNITQEIIDGLNARYTPSSVKK, via the coding sequence ATGAAAAGAACAAATTTCATCCTGAATGGATTTCTAGCACTAGCCATCGTGTTAGTGTTTGCACAATGTAGCGACAACAACAACGCTGCAACTTCTTCCACTGCTCCGGCTGTCGGCGTTGCTGGTTCTTCAAACATGAAAATAGCTTATGTGGAAATCGATTCACTGTTGACTAAGTACAATTTCTGGAATGACTTAAATGAAGTGATGATACAGAAAGAAGAAAATATCCGCACTACTTTAAATGAAAAAGCAAAGAAGCTGGATGCTGATGCTAAAGAATTCCAACGCAAACTGGAAAATAATGGCTTCGCTACACGTGAACGTGCTGAACAAGAACAGATGAGACTGATGAAGCAACAACAAGAACTGCAGGCACTGCAACAGAAACTAAGCGACGAACTAGCTTCTGAAAATCAAAAGAACAGCTTGCAGTTACGTGATTCTATCAATTCATTCTTGAAAATTTATAATCAAAACAAAGGATATGATCTAATTATCAGCAATACAGGATTTGACAATTTGCTATACGCTAATCCGGCATACAACATCACACAAGAAATCATTGATGGACTGAATGCACGTTATACTCCCTCTTCTGTAAAAAAATAA
- a CDS encoding aminoacyl-histidine dipeptidase produces the protein MNKKDLKPASVFYYFEEICQVPRPSKREEKIIAYLKAFGRKHGLETKTDEVGNVLIKKPATPGKENLKTVILQSHIDMVCEKNSDVEHDFLIDPIDTVVDGEWLKAKGTTLGADNGIGVATELAILAATDIEHGPLECLFTVDEETGLTGAFALKPGFMTGDILINLDSEDEGELFIGCAGGANTTAEFTYQPVSAPQDYFYFRVTVKGLTGGHSGDDINKGRANANKLLNRFLTQLASKYILYLCEIDGGNLHNAIPREAQALCAVPMKDKESVRVDLNIYTAELENEYAATEPNLRTELSSESPCKEAIDMTTAGHLLRAVYAVHNGVYAMSQDIPGLVETSSNLASIKQVEGNKIKIVTSQRSSILSSRKNMSEMIRSAFLLGGAEVITGDGYPGWKPNTDSPVLKIAIDSYKKLFGVEPKVKAIHAGLECGLFLEKYPSLDMVSFGPTLRGVHSPDERMLIPTVDKFWRHLLDVLVNIPTK, from the coding sequence ATGAATAAAAAGGATTTAAAGCCGGCATCTGTCTTTTATTATTTTGAAGAGATATGTCAGGTACCCCGTCCCTCGAAAAGAGAGGAGAAAATAATTGCTTATTTGAAAGCCTTCGGTAGAAAACATGGTTTAGAAACTAAGACAGACGAAGTTGGCAATGTATTAATTAAAAAACCTGCCACTCCGGGTAAGGAGAATTTGAAAACTGTGATTTTGCAGTCTCATATAGATATGGTTTGTGAAAAAAACAGTGATGTGGAGCATGATTTTCTAATTGATCCCATTGACACAGTAGTGGACGGTGAATGGTTGAAAGCCAAAGGTACTACATTGGGGGCAGATAATGGTATCGGTGTGGCGACAGAATTAGCTATATTGGCTGCTACTGATATAGAGCATGGTCCGTTAGAGTGTCTTTTCACAGTGGATGAAGAAACTGGATTGACGGGTGCTTTTGCATTGAAACCAGGGTTTATGACTGGTGATATTTTGATTAATTTGGACTCGGAAGATGAAGGAGAATTATTCATCGGCTGTGCCGGTGGTGCAAATACTACAGCGGAATTTACTTATCAGCCTGTTTCTGCTCCACAGGATTATTTCTATTTCCGTGTAACGGTCAAGGGATTGACAGGTGGACACTCCGGTGATGATATTAATAAAGGTAGAGCGAATGCTAATAAGCTGCTGAATCGTTTTCTGACTCAGTTGGCTTCTAAATATATTTTATATTTATGTGAGATTGATGGTGGAAACCTGCATAATGCCATACCTCGTGAGGCACAGGCATTATGTGCGGTACCTATGAAGGATAAGGAATCGGTTCGTGTAGATTTGAATATCTATACTGCAGAACTGGAGAATGAATATGCTGCGACGGAACCGAACTTGAGAACCGAACTCTCTTCTGAATCCCCTTGTAAGGAAGCGATAGATATGACTACTGCCGGACATCTTCTGAGAGCTGTTTACGCTGTGCACAATGGGGTGTATGCCATGAGTCAGGATATTCCAGGATTAGTAGAAACTTCGTCTAATCTTGCTTCCATCAAACAGGTAGAGGGAAACAAGATTAAAATAGTGACTAGCCAGCGCAGCTCCATTCTTTCATCACGCAAGAATATGTCCGAGATGATCCGTTCTGCTTTTCTTTTGGGAGGTGCTGAAGTAATAACTGGTGACGGATATCCAGGATGGAAACCGAATACGGATTCTCCTGTTTTGAAAATTGCGATAGATAGCTATAAAAAACTTTTTGGTGTGGAACCTAAAGTAAAGGCAATTCATGCCGGATTGGAGTGTGGGTTGTTCCTTGAGAAATATCCGTCACTGGATATGGTTTCCTTTGGACCTACTTTGCGTGGTGTTCATTCACCTGATGAACGTATGCTGATACCTACTGTAGATAAATTCTGGCGTCATTTGCTGGATGTATTGGTTAATATACCGACAAAATAA
- a CDS encoding endonuclease, translating into MKKTILFLCLCYLVGVTYAQEPFRVMFYNVENLFDCQHDTLKNDYEFLPDAPKGWTQARYHDKLARIAKVIIATGEENVPDLVGLCEVENDHCLKDLTENSPLREAGYRYVMTDSPDERGIDVALLYQRGTFKLVGKNCISVPYKEIERRPTRDILHVTGQVASGDTLDVFVCHMPSRAGGEEKSEPYRLFTAQILKIAADSVMNIRQHPNVMIMGDFNDYPTNNSIAKVLGAVAPKSGVQAKKLYNLMDGRKEGTYRYRGEWGVLDQLIVSGFLLQGHDSMRTSYDKAQILKYPFLLEEDEKYGGNIPSRTYWGKKYHGGYSDHLPVCVDFEIGK; encoded by the coding sequence ATGAAGAAAACAATTCTATTCCTTTGTTTGTGCTACCTGGTAGGGGTGACGTATGCACAGGAACCGTTCCGGGTAATGTTCTATAATGTAGAGAATTTGTTCGATTGTCAGCACGACACGTTGAAAAATGATTATGAATTTTTGCCGGATGCTCCGAAAGGATGGACGCAAGCGCGCTATCATGATAAATTGGCTAGGATAGCTAAAGTTATTATTGCCACGGGTGAGGAAAATGTCCCCGATTTGGTGGGACTTTGTGAAGTGGAAAATGATCATTGCTTGAAAGATCTGACAGAAAACTCGCCATTACGCGAGGCGGGTTATCGCTATGTCATGACTGATTCTCCTGATGAGCGTGGTATTGACGTGGCGTTGCTTTATCAACGTGGTACCTTTAAATTAGTAGGGAAAAACTGTATTTCTGTTCCTTATAAGGAAATAGAGCGTCGGCCTACACGTGATATACTTCATGTGACAGGGCAGGTAGCTTCCGGAGATACATTGGATGTGTTTGTGTGTCACATGCCTTCTCGTGCAGGCGGTGAGGAGAAGAGTGAACCCTACCGCCTTTTTACGGCGCAGATATTGAAGATAGCGGCAGATTCTGTTATGAATATCCGTCAGCATCCTAATGTAATGATTATGGGTGATTTTAATGATTATCCCACTAATAATTCTATTGCAAAAGTATTGGGGGCTGTGGCTCCGAAAAGTGGAGTGCAGGCCAAGAAATTATATAATCTGATGGACGGGCGTAAGGAGGGAACCTATCGTTATCGAGGTGAGTGGGGAGTACTTGATCAGCTGATTGTTTCCGGTTTTTTGTTACAAGGGCATGATAGTATGCGCACTTCATATGATAAGGCACAGATTTTAAAATATCCGTTCCTGCTGGAAGAGGATGAAAAATATGGTGGTAATATTCCATCACGTACCTATTGGGGAAAGAAATATCATGGTGGTTATAGCGACCATTTGCCAGTGTGTGTGGACTTTGAAATTGGAAAATAG
- the rlmH gene encoding 23S rRNA (pseudouridine(1915)-N(3))-methyltransferase RlmH: MKFTLLVVGRTIEKHYITAINDYVERTKHFISFDMEVIPELKNTKNLSMEQQKEKEGELILKALLPGDAVVLLDEHGKEFRSVEFANWIERKMHTVNKRLVFIIGGPYGFAPKIYDVTQEKISLSKMTFSHQMIRLIFVEQLYRAMTILNNGPYHHE, from the coding sequence ATGAAATTTACATTATTAGTAGTAGGACGCACTATCGAAAAACATTATATCACCGCTATCAATGATTATGTGGAACGTACCAAGCACTTCATTTCTTTCGATATGGAAGTCATCCCCGAGCTCAAGAATACCAAAAACCTGAGTATGGAGCAACAAAAAGAGAAGGAAGGAGAATTAATTCTGAAAGCTTTGTTGCCGGGCGATGCAGTGGTTTTATTGGATGAACATGGAAAAGAATTCCGTTCCGTAGAATTTGCCAACTGGATAGAACGCAAAATGCACACTGTAAACAAACGGTTAGTATTCATCATTGGGGGGCCATACGGATTTGCACCCAAAATATATGATGTAACCCAAGAAAAGATCTCATTATCCAAGATGACCTTCTCACATCAAATGATACGCCTTATTTTCGTAGAACAGCTATACCGGGCGATGACTATATTGAACAACGGTCCTTATCATCATGAATAG
- the nadC gene encoding carboxylating nicotinate-nucleotide diphosphorylase gives MDELVVKDLIDRLIDLSFAEDIGDGDHTTLSCIPADAMGKSKLLIKEEGILAGIEVAKEVFRRFDPTMKVEVFIQDGTHVKPGDVAMMVEGKVQSLLQTERLMLNIMQRMSGIATMTNKYVKKLEGTKTRVLDTRKTTPGMRIMEKMAVKIGGGCNHRIGLFDMILLKDNHVDFAGGIHNAVSRAKEYCKAKGKSLKIELEVRNFDELNQALAEGVDRIMFDNFTPEDTRKAVEIVGGRCETESSGGITYDTMLPYAQAGVDFISFGALTHSVKGLDMSFKAC, from the coding sequence ATGGACGAATTAGTAGTAAAAGACTTAATAGACAGACTGATAGACCTGTCTTTTGCTGAAGATATAGGTGATGGGGACCATACTACCTTGTCATGTATTCCCGCAGATGCAATGGGAAAATCAAAGTTGTTGATTAAGGAAGAAGGTATCTTAGCTGGCATTGAAGTGGCTAAAGAAGTATTTCGCCGTTTTGATCCCACAATGAAGGTGGAGGTGTTCATTCAAGATGGAACTCACGTGAAACCGGGTGATGTGGCTATGATGGTGGAAGGTAAAGTTCAGTCACTTCTTCAGACAGAACGCTTGATGCTGAATATCATGCAACGCATGAGTGGCATTGCTACTATGACCAATAAATATGTGAAGAAACTGGAAGGTACGAAAACTCGTGTACTGGATACCCGTAAGACAACTCCGGGTATGCGTATCATGGAGAAGATGGCTGTAAAGATAGGAGGAGGATGCAATCACCGTATCGGTTTGTTTGATATGATTCTGCTGAAAGACAACCATGTGGATTTTGCAGGCGGCATACACAATGCGGTGTCCCGTGCTAAAGAATATTGTAAGGCAAAGGGTAAGAGCTTGAAGATTGAATTGGAAGTGCGTAATTTTGACGAATTGAATCAGGCGTTGGCAGAAGGTGTGGATCGTATTATGTTTGATAACTTTACACCTGAAGATACTCGTAAAGCTGTAGAGATAGTAGGAGGACGTTGCGAAACCGAGTCTTCTGGTGGTATTACTTACGATACTATGTTACCCTATGCGCAGGCAGGAGTGGATTTCATTTCTTTTGGTGCGTTGACCCATTCTGTAAAAGGATTGGATATGAGCTTCAAGGCTTGTTAA
- a CDS encoding IS256 family transposase — protein MSEEFDFERIKNKAIEQLKAGKPLLGKDGAFAPLLESILNAALEGEMDAHLSEDERMSGNRRNGKMQKQVQTSMGEVTVSTPRDRNSTFDPQFIKKRETILAEGVADRIIGLYALGNSTREISDWMEENLGNRVSAETISSITDRVLPEIKAWRSRSLDYIYPIVWMDAIHYKVMDERGCAITHAIYNVLAIDKDGRKDLLGMYISKNEGANFWLNVLTDLQNRGVHDILIACVDGLRGFPDAIQSVFPDTIVQLCIVHQIRNSIKYVGSKHQKEFLKDLKRVYGAVSKDAAETELLDLDQKWGEKYPIVIKSWQDNWEKLTEYFQFTSDIRRMIYTTNTVEGYHRQIRKVTKNKGVFPNDTALEKLVYLAYRNIRKKWTMPLANWGTIAQQLAIKFGDRFKLL, from the coding sequence ATGAGTGAAGAATTTGATTTTGAAAGGATCAAGAACAAGGCAATCGAGCAGCTCAAGGCTGGCAAGCCCTTGTTGGGTAAGGACGGAGCTTTTGCCCCGTTATTGGAGAGCATTTTAAATGCAGCTTTAGAAGGTGAGATGGATGCCCATCTTTCCGAGGATGAACGCATGAGTGGCAACCGTCGTAATGGCAAGATGCAGAAGCAGGTGCAAACTTCTATGGGTGAGGTGACCGTTTCTACCCCCCGTGATCGTAATTCCACCTTCGATCCTCAGTTTATAAAGAAGCGGGAGACCATTCTCGCGGAAGGTGTTGCTGACCGCATAATCGGCCTTTATGCCCTTGGTAATAGTACACGTGAAATAAGCGATTGGATGGAAGAGAATCTTGGTAACCGTGTGTCTGCCGAAACAATCAGTTCCATCACTGACCGGGTACTTCCGGAAATAAAAGCGTGGCGTTCGCGTAGCCTGGATTATATTTATCCGATAGTCTGGATGGATGCCATTCATTATAAAGTCATGGATGAGAGAGGCTGTGCCATTACCCATGCAATCTACAACGTATTGGCTATAGATAAGGACGGTCGTAAGGATTTGCTTGGGATGTACATCTCTAAGAATGAGGGGGCAAACTTCTGGTTGAATGTGCTGACCGATTTACAGAACCGTGGTGTACACGACATTCTCATAGCTTGTGTCGATGGTCTGAGGGGCTTCCCGGATGCCATCCAAAGCGTATTCCCTGATACCATAGTGCAACTTTGTATCGTCCATCAGATACGTAACTCCATCAAATACGTCGGCAGTAAACACCAGAAGGAGTTTCTTAAAGATCTGAAACGGGTTTACGGTGCAGTCAGCAAGGATGCCGCTGAAACGGAGCTTCTTGATTTAGATCAGAAATGGGGAGAGAAATATCCTATCGTCATCAAGTCGTGGCAGGACAACTGGGAAAAGCTCACTGAATACTTCCAGTTCACATCCGATATACGTCGTATGATTTATACGACGAATACCGTTGAAGGCTACCACCGGCAAATACGGAAAGTTACAAAAAACAAGGGTGTGTTCCCTAATGACACCGCCCTTGAGAAGCTTGTCTACCTCGCTTATCGCAACATACGCAAGAAATGGACTATGCCACTGGCTAATTGGGGCACCATTGCCCAACAACTGGCGATAAAGTTTGGAGATAGATTTAAGTTGTTGTAA